In one window of Patescibacteria group bacterium DNA:
- a CDS encoding macro domain-containing protein, which yields MITPQLIQKGTAPIRPSRGGQGLVPFSKEMSKFTLLTGNIVDYTGDAIICPCDVELSNDKVNSVVEAIFEQAGTDLLTELLAIGFCGIGHAVIVGGYKLNVKSIIFYPYKDSNNPNEHIDSILMHQAIKAVFSLVRLYHIKNLAISLPLIRRKKKSIFERILDMFSNPKEENYLSTEQIMCIVTAIAKENEGLKEVAIFR from the coding sequence TTGATAACCCCACAGCTTATCCAAAAAGGGACTGCCCCGATTCGGCCCTCCAGAGGCGGGCAGGGGTTAGTTCCTTTTTCCAAAGAAATGTCTAAATTTACTCTACTAACAGGAAATATTGTTGATTATACAGGAGACGCCATTATTTGCCCCTGCGATGTGGAATTGAGCAATGATAAAGTCAATTCTGTGGTTGAGGCTATATTTGAACAAGCTGGAACGGATTTATTAACCGAGCTTTTGGCAATTGGGTTTTGTGGAATAGGACATGCAGTAATAGTTGGGGGGTACAAACTAAATGTAAAATCTATTATCTTTTACCCCTATAAAGATAGTAATAATCCAAATGAACATATTGACTCTATTTTAATGCACCAAGCAATAAAAGCGGTGTTTAGTCTTGTAAGGCTTTATCATATTAAAAACCTAGCTATAAGCCTTCCTTTGATAAGAAGGAAAAAGAAAAGTATTTTTGAAAGGATATTGGATATGTTTTCAAACCCAAAGGAAGAAAATTATTTAAGTACTGAGCAGATTATGTGTATTGTTACAGCAATTGCTAAAGAGAATGAGGGGTTAAAAGAAGTGGCGATTTTTCGCTAA
- a CDS encoding MscL family protein has protein sequence MKGFIDFIREQGIVGLAVGFILGGAISKVVAALVLDIINPILGLILGAAGNLNEAYIPIGSSKIMWGNFVNTTIDFLVIALVVYFGVKLLKLTKLDKKK, from the coding sequence ATGAAAGGATTTATAGATTTTATTCGCGAACAAGGTATTGTTGGGCTTGCTGTTGGGTTTATCCTCGGCGGCGCAATTTCTAAAGTTGTGGCTGCCCTTGTTTTGGATATTATAAACCCAATTCTTGGGCTAATTCTCGGCGCGGCGGGAAACTTAAACGAAGCTTATATTCCAATTGGGAGTTCTAAAATAATGTGGGGTAATTTTGTAAACACCACCATAGATTTTTTAGTTATAGCTTTAGTTGTGTATTTTGGGGTTAAACTTCTAAAGCTTACTAAACTTGATAAAAAGAAATAA
- a CDS encoding HAD family hydrolase has product MSEQPLIKAIFFDGGDVLFRKIVNINEQIANYLGVGFDKYSSKEKELIKSDKEIQGAWKDIGTLEKEIEYFRMFNRKLLKSLGIVPSTETVEYMTMCHVKRCYVLVEGVREVLDYLSEKYQLGIISNCLVSRKHFELKDFKLEKYFSAVVLSREINIDKPHPDIFHYALKQLNKEPHECAFVDNKIENLQTALNIGFGKVVLFPRDDYKEKELLAIDSIKELQQIF; this is encoded by the coding sequence ATGAGTGAGCAACCTTTGATAAAAGCAATCTTCTTTGATGGTGGGGATGTGTTGTTTAGGAAGATTGTTAATATCAATGAACAAATAGCTAATTATCTTGGAGTGGGGTTTGATAAATATAGCTCTAAAGAGAAGGAGTTAATAAAATCCGACAAAGAAATCCAAGGGGCGTGGAAGGACATAGGTACGCTGGAAAAAGAAATTGAATATTTCAGAATGTTTAATAGGAAGTTATTAAAATCCCTTGGAATAGTTCCCTCTACAGAAACAGTTGAATATATGACTATGTGCCATGTAAAACGGTGTTATGTGCTTGTAGAAGGTGTTAGAGAGGTTCTAGATTATCTGTCAGAAAAATATCAGCTGGGAATAATCTCCAATTGCTTAGTTTCCAGGAAACATTTTGAGTTGAAAGATTTTAAGCTGGAAAAATATTTTAGCGCAGTTGTGCTTTCACGAGAGATTAATATAGATAAACCGCATCCAGACATTTTCCATTACGCATTAAAACAGCTTAACAAAGAGCCTCACGAATGCGCATTTGTGGACAATAAAATTGAAAATCTGCAGACTGCTTTAAATATAGGTTTTGGAAAAGTTGTTCTTTTTCCAAGGGACGATTACAAAGAAAAAGAATTATTAGCGATTGATTCAATCAAGGAACTCCAGCAGATTTTTTAA
- a CDS encoding NUDIX hydrolase — protein MQKSGENPEQAVVRKLLEETNIKDKFIKEKSNKGVSFEKGNSLDKKSLDKRGD, from the coding sequence TTGCAGAAGTCAGGAGAGAACCCAGAACAAGCGGTAGTCAGAAAGCTTTTGGAAGAAACAAATATAAAGGATAAATTCATTAAGGAAAAATCTAACAAAGGAGTCTCCTTTGAAAAAGGAAACTCCTTAGATAAAAAAAGTTTGGACAAAAGAGGAGACTGA
- a CDS encoding peptidylprolyl isomerase, with the protein MNTNDIEIPVPFILEENKKYNAIITTSEGKITIELDTEQTPITTNNFVYLAQKTFYDGTIFHRVIKDFMIQGGDPKGNGTGGPGYMFDDEPITKEYTRGTVAMANSGPNTNGSQFFIMHESAPIQKLYVIFGMVTEGIEVVDKIATAEVKINPSNPTEKSQPVNPVTIENIEIITVEK; encoded by the coding sequence ATGAACACAAACGATATTGAAATACCCGTTCCTTTTATACTTGAAGAGAATAAAAAATATAACGCTATTATTACCACTTCAGAAGGGAAGATTACTATTGAGTTGGATACGGAGCAGACCCCAATAACCACTAATAATTTTGTGTATCTTGCGCAAAAAACTTTTTATGACGGCACGATATTTCATCGGGTCATTAAAGATTTTATGATTCAAGGCGGAGACCCCAAAGGTAATGGCACAGGAGGACCTGGGTATATGTTTGACGATGAACCTATCACTAAAGAATATACTCGGGGTACGGTTGCAATGGCTAATTCTGGCCCCAATACCAATGGCAGCCAGTTTTTTATTATGCATGAAAGCGCGCCAATACAAAAGCTATATGTAATATTTGGAATGGTAACAGAAGGAATTGAGGTAGTAGATAAAATAGCGACCGCCGAAGTAAAAATTAATCCAAGTAATCCGACAGAAAAATCTCAACCAGTAAATCCTGTTACTATAGAAAACATTGAAATTATTACCGTAGAAAAATAG